The following nucleotide sequence is from Vulpes lagopus strain Blue_001 chromosome 1, ASM1834538v1, whole genome shotgun sequence.
agtgggctggaggcagagaatTGACAGAGCCTCTCTGTAAGCCCAGCGCTAGGGGACTTTTAAGAACTTTGTGACATGCCTATCACTATTTGGGCTTTTTCCCTATCTCTTGTTTAATTCTCATGCCcagtattcattttatattatttttcctcttggtgTAATACAAAATTTCATCCATTTAACATTTCATTTACTTAAGTTATCTATGCCCTATTTTACTTTGTCCTGAAGTTGggggtttgctttttttccaaaGGTGTGTGTTCACTTCAaggttcatttatttcctcttgttGTGGAAGACTGAAAGCATTTAATATAGGACTCTAGAGTACAAACCTGGACATGTGTCATTACcttcatatagaaaataaaatttagctatcatttaaatttaaattctataccAAACTATTCATCAAGTATGAGGGAAGattatggggcccctgggtggctccatgagttaagtgtctgatttggacaggtcatgatctcacggttgtgagtgagattgagccctgagtcaggctttgtgctgggtgtggatcctgcttaagattctctctctcggggatccctgggtggcgcagcagtttggcacctgcctttggcccagggcgccatcctggagacccgggatcgaatcccacgtcaggctcctggtgcatggagcctgcttctccctctgcctgtgtctctgcctctctctctctgtgactatcataaatgaataaaaattaaaaaaaaaaagattctctctctcctcctccctctcgtCCTccttctctaataaaaaaaaaaagtatttaatctTCCCCTATGAGGGaagattaaaaatactaattatgaAAGACCTAAAAAAATGATAGATTGAAACACACATCATTCATTATGCATCCTGCcaaaaaatccctttaaaatgACAGTAAGCAGATTATTAAAAgacataaatgcataaaaataaagaatggtcAGGATGAAGGAtggctaaaaatatatatatactggaagCTAGAAAGCAGATGGAAGTGTGGTATTTGATTAAGACCAAAGAAAGCCATAAACTAAGCCTTGAAAAAGGCTGGCTTCTTCTGTAGAATCTCAGTCTGCCTCAGATGAGAGGCAGAAAGTACCTCTCAAAGTGAGGATGAGGGTAGAAGAATTAGTTGAAAGTACATATAAGAGGCAGAAGGATTGCCCCCCTTCTACCATTCTGTTCCTGTCATTGATTGAAGGCCTATTTGAAATTGGTATAGATTCAGAAAGGTTTTGGACTCTGGGCCAACAGATGCTACAAGAGTAAAAAGGTGCAAGAGCAAATAAGGAAGTTAATACAACTCCTCTGTCCCTGTTTGGCTCACATAACCCTCGGACACAGATTTACACCTTCCAGGCAGAAAGGTGGATAATTCCTCTCAGGTGAAACTGATTAGTTCAAGAAAACACAAAACCCTGATAATAAGGAGGAAGGGCTTGCCTACTGAGTTTCCTCTGTGTGAGAAATACTTAGAAAGGATTCCCCACTCTGGAGATAGGCAGTGTTGATGGGACAGTAATGTGTGTTTTAACTTGTCCTCCAGGTGATTTTGTTGTAGCTAAAGTTTACAAACTATTGAGATAGCTTATCTTACAATGAAGCCCTTGAGTAAACTCCTGTTCCCAAAGCTGTCAATCAAGCTTTCTTAAGAGATGACTCTTAAACAGGAACAGCCATATATAATGAGCAATATTCCAAGAAAATCTCTAGCataaaagagaaatctgaaaacaGAAGCAATGTagcaaatagaagaaaacttgaaaaggCATTCATATATTCTGAAGGATAAGAGAAGACATTAAAtccataaacacataaaaatattcaaagactaGAAGAGCTTTATCAATAGGAAAGaaactttatgaaaaatatgtgaaaagtcTAGAAGATCCACTAAAAAATGTAGCAGTCACCAACAGAGATTTCAGAAGATAGAGAAAATGTTGAGGAAGATATTGTCAAAGAAATAGTTCAAaaagggacacctgaatggctcactaagttaagcatctgacttcagcttagatcatcttctcagagtggtgagatggaTCCCAAGTAGGGTTCCATgctccctggggagtctgcttttccttctccctctgcctctcctcctcctgttcattctctctctccaaataaattaattaattaatttaaaaaatagctcaagggatccctgggtggcgcagcggtttggcgcctgcctttggcccagggcgcgatcctggagacccgggatcgaatcccacatcgggctcccggtgcctggagcctgcttctccctctgcctgtgtctctgcctctctctctttctctctctgtgactatcataaataaataaacattaaaaaaaataaatctaaaaaatagcTCAAAAATTTTCCTAGGACTGAAAGAGAAGGCATACTGAAGGCACACCAACTGATCAACACAAcggataaaagaaaattacacaggCACTTTATCAGGACATTAAAGGACAAGGACATTAAAGGTCCCAAACATGTACAGAGACAGAACAAGAAAATGACAGGCAAAAAGAATGGGAACCTATTCTGTGTACTATCATAATGGTGAATATcatacatttgttaaaacccaTAGGATATACAAGAGTGAACATTAATATAAACTATGgtctttgggtgataatgatgtgtcctTGTAAGCTTACTGATTGtcaacaaatgtaccactctggtacGAGACATTGCTAGTGGGGAGGCTGTGTTGTGTGAAAGTGGAATTCACAGCTCAATTTTGCTGTGGACCTAAGCCTGCTCTAAAAGacagtcttaaaaaaaggaagggaaatcaGAATGGTATCTCAGTTATCTAGCAATGTTAGAGGCCAGAAGACAACAGAATTGCCTTAAAAATTGTAGAGGAAAAGTATTTAAAACTCAGAATATAGCCCAAATTATGGACAggtggaaaattttaaaacatttttgggcATCCAAAGTGTTAAGATATTTATCTCCCGGGAAGAGAATATATTCCACCAAAAAAAGTCAACTGATAAAGGATTCCTTTTAGAGAATGTGCAGCCTGAGCATTGCAGTCTCTGCAGGGAGTTGCAGTCAAGGACTCAGGCCCTTCCAGAACCATTAAGCCCGTTTTGAATATTTACATTCCTAGGTCTCTATTCGAGGCCTTTGTCAGAGGTCTTTTTCTGCAGCCTCTGCTGAAGCATCCTCATGGAGCTGAAGGGGAATAAGAGGCAGGAGGAAACCTTGAGGAAAGTTTTACTCACTGTTACTCTGTAGCTAGTACTTTCCTACTCCAagcccttcctcctttccctcctcctctgcccccacctacCTTGGGATCCATAAAACTACcagagtttttgttttccctcaacTGTGAGACAACTCCTATGTCCGTGCTTATTACCTGACCACATTCCGTGTGGGAAAATGGAACAGAGGGAGGCAGCACTTCCTCTGCTTTTAGCCTCTTGCTTATAAAATTACTGTAGGCGATTAAAggtttaactttcttttttggcTTGTAGCTTTAATTGGCTACTCTGACACCTGGCAGCTCAGTTCTCACTCCCTGCTAATCAGAGCTCCTGACAACCTCCTTCCCTAGGCATCACTAACTGCAAAAAGTCATTTCATGTAATTTTGCATGAGTGATCCAGACAAGTTCATAGTTTACAGGATTCATTCTCTTGGCCTGGGTGGGACAATTAGGATTCCTGATTCCAACACATTTTATAGGGATtaattgttcttgtttttatcaTATGGTCCTGATGCAGATCTACTGCATTTTGTTAAAGGAGGCCACAGTTTTAAATATACCTCTAGATCGAACACTCGTCATCACATaaccaaaactataaaactatccTGATTTCCCTGAAATTCTTACTCTGGCTTAAACAAAACCTAAGCTTTTCTCATGTCAGCATAACCTTGTAGCTTCCTAGCCAATCAGGTACAAACAGGTAAgcttatgtaatattctaaaaaaGAATGTCTGTTTCTAGCAGTCAATCACAACACAAAACAAGGTACTTCATTCATGCTTTATAACCTGAGCTTCAGGCTGATTTTGGTTTGGAAGTCTCCCTATTGTCCAAGTTTGTTTCCCACTCAGAATGGGAGTGGGAAATGGGTGGTTCGTTTCACAtaaatttctctgaattttcttttgacaCATTCTATCCAGGGTCCTGTGTTTCTACATAGTCATTCTCTCACCAGATGATCTCTAAGATGATCTATGAACAAAAAAAGCAACAAGACCTGGCAATGCAGTTGACCATGAAGACAATGGAATGCTCTCCAAACAGTGAGAATGTGGATTTCTAGTTTTCTCTGAATTGGTCAACATCTCAAAATGAGAGAATGGCCAAAAGTGGGAAATGAGAGACTGagtatataaatagataaaagccAGATATACTTTTGTATATGTTTAGAATTTTCcacaatacaaaatttaaaaaaaatttttttaatgtcagtatCATTAAAGATTAATTCAACAACAAGAGGAATGATTCTGGATTAGAAGAGACTAGAGACATGATAAGTAAACGCAGTGTGAGCTCCTTGACTGgactgtaaattaaaaaaatagttataaagtATATTATTGGAAAAATTGGTAAAATTGAAATTGGGCTGTATATTAGACAACAGTATTGAATCAATGTTATATTTTTtggatgaataatttttttatcttcaaatttaaatttattaagacattCAGCTATGTCTGTCAGTCTACATCCAAATttgctactaaaaataaaataaagtcacatcCCACATTAGGAATATCAGGTCGGAAAAACACTTTTTGAGCCAAGCCTATTGTATAAGTAAATGACTAGTTTCTTTTCATATCAAAATTCCCATAAAAAATCACATTCCCCCTCCCCAGTTCTACCTGTTGCCATGAtgaatgtaaaaatttaaatatgacaCATCCTTGTCAAAGAAAAGGTGCAAAGTCTATTAACAGCTTTAAAAGTGGCATTTGCAGAGTGTGATCATACAGTTATGTACTGATTCCCAAAGTGCAAATATTGCCATAATTTAACACTGTTTTGATTCAGTTGCAAGAATTTAACATTACACAGGATCAAAAAGTACACTTATGGCCTtggatgaataattttatatggtTATTTAggagaatgtccttgttcttaGGAGATAATGTTAAAATACTTGGGGTAGAGTGTCATGATGTTTGCCACTTACAAATAGTTCATTAAAGACTGTATGtagggagaaataaaataaagaaaatttaattagtGAAACTGAAAAGtatagaatataaatttaatgtTCTTAAAATCTCCCCATaggtttgttttttcaaaataaaaagttgatggGAAAAGagtataataaaatacatgtaatattacaaaaaaaataataaaagcaaaaattcccAGATACTTGTATATACATTTGTTGCAATGGAAAGataatacagaaatgaataataGTTAGCTATATTGgggaggagaagacaggagaaacaAGAAGGGATTGAAAACTAGATTTttctggggagctggggggctcagtcagttgggcgactgccctcagctcaggttgggatcccagggtcctgggatggagccccataccacatcaggctccttgctcagcaaggagtctgcttctccttctccctctgccactcttcctgcttctgctttctTGTCAATGTTAGCTTCTTGTCAAATGGGGCGGTGGTGGGGATTGTTACATAGGTATTTGTTATATAACTTTTTGAATGTGTGAAATCtgtcataatttaaatttttgactaaaattaagaacactgcggggcccttgggtggctcagttggttaagcgtctgtcttcagctcaggtcatggtttcagggtcgtgggatggagcccccagcaggctccctgctcagtggggagtcggcttctccctttctcttctcctcccctctgctcatggtctctctctctcacttgttctctatctcaaataaataaaatattttttaaaaataaataaaattaaaaacactgggCAGAAATGTACATCAACACTAGCTGATTTAGGATGCTGAAAACAACGGAATCGGTCTGTAGTTCCTACATGTTCCACTTCTGacatttctatttcaaaacaCGACACGTTTGCTTGAATGATTCTGAAGTAGTAACCAAACACATTGTTGGGAGACAACAGGgagcagaagggagaaaatgTAGACCCGACGAGCCTGCCCTCCGCCTGATCCGCCTGCCCACCCACCTCTGGAAGGTAAAGCAGAAGCCGTAAGATAGGCACGAAAAGTGATTCCGGGTCACGAGGCCTCCGAGTCAAGCCACGCTGTCaatcagctctgtgctgggcagggcTCTTTGAGGCTAGGTGATGTCTCACTCACCTACCTGGAGATGACCCCAGGTAGCCTCTGAGGGACGGCTCAAGCTCACACGCACGCAGGTTCCAGAACCAGAAGGAAGCCCTGGGGCGGGAGTGGGGGCTGGCCCCCCCCTGTCCCCCCGCCACTGCCGCGGAAGCGAACGAGGTTCCGTTCACCCGGAACCGCCCGCGGAGCCACAGGAAGAGGCGGGGCTGGCCGGAAACCGTAAAAGGGGGCACAGCTTTCGTGCCTCCGTGGTGGTCCGGCGGCGCTATCTGGACCTTCTCTTCGCGGGCTGCTGGACCTAGCATGGCCGACGACGCGGGTGCTGCTGAGGTTCCGGGGGACGAAAGGAGGCCCGCCCGGTCCCTGGGCAGGCTGCTCAGGGCACCACTTCCACCACCGCGGATTCGCACCCGGCCTTGGTGGTTTCCAGTGCAGGAGCTGAGAGACCCACTGGTGTTTTACCTGGAGGCGTGGCTGGCTGACGCCATCTTCGGTGAGAGACCCCGCAGAGCAACTCTCTACGGTCTCTGCCGGATTTGCAGGCCACGTTTGACTCCACGATGCCGACCTTCCTTCCCCGGCCAACATTCCCTTCAAACCTAGCTCCTACTCACCTTCgaccatgtttcttttctttttttttaagattttatttatttattcatgagagacacacacagagaggcagagggagaagcaggctccatgcagggagcccgacgtgggactcgatccctggatcgaggatcacgccctgggccaaaggcaggcgccaaaccactgagccacccgggctgccccccgaccatgtttcccttctctcttttcctgtttaGGCCCAGACCGAGCCATAATTCCAGAAATAGAGTGGATGAGCCAAGTCCTGCTGACGGTGGACGTAGTTAGCTCTGGAGACTTAGTTGAAATCAGTATCTTCGGATGGCCCCGTGTACAAAATCGGGTGAAGAGCGTGCTCCTGAGCCTGGCATCTTGGCACCGGAAACATCGTGCCAGAGGTGAGGGTCTCTAAAAGCCTGCATGTGGAGGGAGCCCCCGGTGAACCACCTGGCGGTACCTGGCTTTCTTCCAACCTTTATTACTTAACAAAACTTTGCAGTTTCCTAACTGCAGTGTTCTACATGCAACCCCTGGGCATCCCTTTGTAGAGAGGAGTCCAAGTAGGACCTTGGGAAAGTAAACGGAAATTGAATGCATTCAGGCCTGTCGTCACTGCCCATGCcccctcagcttggtttcaccacTATTTCCAGATTGTTCAGAGCCCCCACCTGAGAAGTGATGCTGCTAgcaccttccctcctcccctactCCCCTCAGTGATGGAGTAGTTTGGAACAGAAAGCATTTTTCCTTATCCAGCTGAGAAGATGAAACAACTTGAGGAGTTCTTGAAAGCTGGTGGGACAGGTCCCCAAACTCCTGAGCATCCTGTTGCATAAGTATTTTCAGGAGCGTTGTGAGAAGCAGCCCTGCTTCTACTACTAAAGTTCAAGAGAAGCAAGTATCCATAAGtctctgcattcttttttttttttttcctgtgtcttgaTGGGTAATGCTTTGATTATTTTGATGCAAAAGTCTGTTTGTAGTGCCATTCTAGTAAAGAAGTGAATTTCCTTTTTGTCCAAGGGCATAAAGATCTTTAGTCACTTAAAATTAAGCAAATCTACAAAAGGTTGATTCTGTTCCTTCATGTCTTGATGTGAGGGGTGGGTAAAAGGCTGATAggtagtggttttatttttgtcttctcttctaccatttttataaaaaagattttatttatttattcatgagagagacacagagatacatagacctaggcagagggagaagcaggctccctgcacggagcccagtgtgggactggatcccaggaccccgggctcactgcctgagccaaaggcagacgctcaaccgctgagccacccaggcatccgtgcTTCTACCATTTTGAATCTGGTAATCCATATATGATTTTATGGCCAGAGTCAGGCCCTCAAGCACAGGCCCCTgacttgcatttctttctttcttttttttaagattttatttattgattggagacacacagaggcagagacataggtggagggagaagcaggctccacagagggagccccatgcaggactcgatcccagaactctgggataatgacctgagctcaacacagatgcttaaccgctgagccacccaggcatccctgaattgtatttcttttctttctttctttaaagattttatttatttgagatacagagagagaaaggcagagacgcagaggcaggctccatgcagggagccagacggacggacgtgggactcgatcctgggaactccaggatcatgccccaggtggaaggcaggcgccaaaccactaggccacccagggatccccctgaatttGCATTTGTAATAAGCTTACGGTAGTGCCAGTGCTTCTCCTCTGAGGCTCTCACTTTGAAGTTGGTGGTTTAGCCCCTGGATAGCACCTAGTGCTCATTTTCTTAGAATCGAGCCTTCCTCCCTGCAGAGGGGTGGGTGTTTCAACACAAAAGCTGAGGCAAATGATTATTTATTCTGTTTACGTTGTGATTCACCAAAAAACAGCCAGGATCTGTTGGAAGGTATCCAGCCACTAAACCAACTGTCTCATTTTCCTCTGAGGCCAGCACAGGTGCCCTGCATGAGCTGGGTTGTTTATCCATTACCCATTACCATGCTATGACCAGTTTGTGCAAAACAGCCCCAACCTCTTGCCACCTCCAATTTCAGGAAGCAGAATTCTTAGGGGAGAAGTTGTCAAGAGCTCTATGGCTTCAGCACAGAGCTGGAATTGATTTAACTCATAAAGTTTTTTCACCCCTAAGCAGTAGTGGATTCTGGCTGTTTGCAAGGGttctaaacacacacatacataagtcttttatttttaaagatgtcatttatttatttagactgagtgtgtgtgtgtgtgtgtgtgtgtggaaatccaagggaaggagaggatcccaagcagattccaagcTGAGTGCAGAAaccgacatggggctggatcctacaaccatgagatcatgactcaaaatcaagagtcggaggcttaaccaactgagccacccaggttccctgcaCAAGTCTTTTAAAATGTGCTGCTTTGATTACAAGTGATAAAGAACATTTTCCTACTTTGcttcacatttttataaaatgcttttacatttttttctttattcctatatTCTTTAAACTCTGAAGATATGGATTTTAATTATCTATACAAGCTTTTGTAACAAATAGTAGTCCATTATAACCATAATTTTCTACCccttctcaatttttttgtatatggaaaGTTTTCATTGCATATAAACTAATTACTGTTTTCTGTGCGATTTCCCTCTCATCCCAACCCCCCCTCATTATaaccccccttttttccccctaaattttatttatttgacagataaagagccagagagcacaagcagggagagggagaagcaggcaccccactgagcagggagcctgatatagggctccatcacaggactctgggatcatgagccaaaggcagatgcccagctgacTAAACTGCTCAGGTGTCCCCTATCCCCTTACTTTTAAGTTTAGGtactcctttttctccttctgcagaaatttgataaaaatattccTACAGGTTATTTCTAGTGGGAAATCTGCAAAATCATTGAAcacttttttttactattatttggAGGAAGACGGTTatgcttaaaacattttaattttctaaaaattatccaGAATTAAATTACTAAATGATCTTGCACATTTTTCATCCTTTATATACATTaccatgttgaagccctaacccctagtacttcagaatgtgactgtatttggagaggcctttaaagaggtaatgaaAGTGAAATGCGGTCCTGTGGGTAGGTCTTTATCCAATATGACTAGGATTTTTATGGGAAGAGGAGATTATGCACATGGATAGGTGGGTGCATGGAgaaaaagaccatgtgaggagaCAGCAAGATGGTAGCCTTCTGCCGgataaggagagaggcctcagaagaaactaaCGCCGCTGACACCTCGATTTGGACCTTTGACACTCCAGATCTTAGAGGAAATAAATACCTATCATTTAACTTCCCTGTGTTATTTTGTTGTGGTAGCCCTGCAGATTAAAACATTTGGTATggtttttctctgtgttctctttcACTGTGTGCTGATACagtatttttactattttcataACTTTTACATAAAAGGGTAGTTCTGTCATTCTGCTTTTCAGAATTTGGAGGAAATATCTAGTCATTAGAGTGTGTACCATATACCACGCCCTGTGCCAAGCATGTAAATAGGACATGATTAACTTGCTACGGTTACAGAGCTAGGACATGGGGATGGATTGGTGAGATTTGAACCAAAACATTGGTTCCAGGATTCAAACCCTTTATACATTCCCacgtgcttttatttttctccacatctgaATTTAGATTCATTTctcatagtttttatttatttttaagaggaatTAGGTTTATTCTCTTACTTGTAAAGAATCAACCGTATTTGTTCTGCTGTTGAGGGACAAGACAATGTTTTTCTAGCAAGTTGATAGAACagagctatttattatttttaaaagattttatttaaaaaaaaaaaagattttatgtattcatgagagacacatagagaggcagtcttccccaatgtaggactctatccccaaaatccaggatcacgccctgagctgaaagcagagctcaaccgctgagccatccaggctctgTCAACAGAAACTTTCTCCCAATAGTATATGCAATTTGATCCTCATCTGGTAGGTACATGTAAGTGCCCGAAGATCATGGctctccagcaccagcacctggGTCCTCTCCTTTGACCATACCCATGTGCTGGGGCTCTGCCCTGGTCCTGTCACCTCTGAGGTGCCTTAGGCCAGGAATGCCAAGCAGGCTACATGTTGTATGACTCTGAATAAATACAAGTGCTGCTCCAACCTTAGGATTAAGGGAAGTGAGGCAGGATGTGTCTGGGTTCCATTACAAAGACTGCTGTGCTTGATCAGTGGTGTCTGCCATAGCAACACCCTCTACACATGTCTGGAACACAGGACACGAGGGGGGAAAGGCTGCATGCTGGCCACAGGTGCAGACAGGACAAGGCATACATTCCAACCTGGCCGTAGGCAGTTGTTCAGCATCCCAGGGTGCAGTAGCTCACAGGCCCGGTGGCTGAGAAGGCATTCTGAAGTCCATGAAGGTACAAGTGGCTAGGTCCTGGAAGGAACAACAGTATAAGCCCTAAGCAAGAGAAAGCTTGGAAGGATAACTCACTTGGGGCTCCATGGGGATCTGCAAGTTGCAGGTCATGCTGGCATTAGCTCCTGATTCTCTGGAGTCTTTTTTATCCAGGGAAAGATAGCTGACTGGCTGTCAGAGTTAGGTGCAACTTGGGATAAAAACACTGTTCTGTGACCCACAGAAATAACCTTGACCTTTGGATAAACTTTCAAAAATTTCTAGTCCAAACTAAAAAAGTTTGTCTTCTATATGCTACCCAGAAACCAAAATAGAGTAAAAGGACCATCTTTAATCAAGTTACAGAGGGCATACTGCTTTGGAAAGCACTGTCTCAGCAGAAAATACCAAAGGCCCAAACATAACCCCAATTTTGCCTTCCACTTCCCTTTGATGCTGCTCCATACGTTGGGTGGAGAGAACTTCTTCCAGCTGATTTTAGGAATGTCATAGTGTTCTGTGAGTGTCCAGGGGTTAGTTGAAGTCCTTCACTCTCTCAGCTTGTGGGTTTTGGATGCTTTCTTCAGGATCCTTTCCATTTGCCACTTCTGCATCTTCTTGAAGGCTCCCCAGGCTGGAGTCCACTTGTCCAGGCCATGCTCCTTCTCCTTTGTGCTTGTTCCTTTAGCTTATTCCCATTGCTTCTAGGAATATTACTtctgtccatctttttttttctgcttggtcATGCCAAGCTCCACTACACTTTTCAGTCTCAGGGGCACTTTTGGACCTGTTATATGCCTCCATGATGCCAGTCAGTTCTGTAAGGATAAATGTTTTTATGATTTGTCCCATATAACCGACCACCTGGACCTGCATATACACAGGCTAGATAATGTTTGTGTACTCGTGCTGCGTGAATAACTTTGGGAACCTAATTGTTTAACGTATATATATTATCTGCCTCCAGGTCAGAACTGGCCCTTCTGTTCTGGATGCAAAGAGCTACAATCTTGTCTCACATCCCTTCGCTCCAGGCTGGACTGGCCCCCCAGAATGGAATCCTGGGAAGGGAGGCAGACACACATAGCCTAGGTTCCCTGGAAATATACAAACATGATAACATGGAAATGCAACTCGCTCCAAACTGCACATAGGTgaacaaatgtttaatttcaaaccCTGTTATTTACCCTATAAATTTATATGGCCCTTATGGGGATGGTCTGTTGTTGTGTCTTATCTGAGTGGAGGATACTCTACCCAGGTCTCTCAGTCCAGACTCCAGCTGGCTGTTTTCATGGGGCTTCCCCAGCTGATGAGGTTGGATGTTATAAGAACCTGATTTGATACAACTTTGCCTTATTCTCATTTATTGTACCTACTATTGCCATCATCTTGTGtagatttcttttctctcctgtttctttctttttttttcttaatatttattcatgaaagacacacagaggcaggctccatgcagggagcctgatgtgggactcaatcccaggtccaggatcacaccctgagccaaaggcagacgctcaaccactgagctacccaggcgtccctctattaGGTTTCtataaaaaagttttctttccttttcaaaactgAAACATGGCTGTTATGAATTTTTTGTTCAGAATACCATCGCAGCATTATTGACTTTTCTGATGATA
It contains:
- the LOC121498808 gene encoding oocyte-expressed protein homolog isoform X2, translated to MADDAGAAEVPGDERRPARSLGRLLRAPLPPPRIRTRPWWFPVQELRDPLVFYLEAWLADAIFGPDRAIIPEIEWMSQVLLTVDVVSSGDLVEISIFGWPRVQNRVKSVLLSLASWHRKHRARDKEPESTSREREKQAPH
- the LOC121498808 gene encoding oocyte-expressed protein homolog isoform X1, with the protein product MADDAGAAEVPGDERRPARSLGRLLRAPLPPPRIRTRPWWFPVQELRDPLVFYLEAWLADAIFGPDRAIIPEIEWMSQVLLTVDVVSSGDLVEISIFGWPRVQNRVKSVLLSLASWHRKHRARAEKMKQLEEFLKAGGTGPQTPEHPVA